In the genome of Microbacterium endophyticum, one region contains:
- a CDS encoding TrkH family potassium uptake protein: MSFRSNPSRQRRTARHQRFRLHPAQAVVVGFALTIAAGTALLVLPIAKAGPGGANFVEALFTATSAVCVTGLTVVDTAVFWSPFGQVVIMLLIQLGGLGIMIFASLIGLVIARKLSVRSRLNTATEAKQIGFDDVRGLVRGIVKISLLIEAAVFLMLLLRFTLGYGYSIGKGVWFSLFHAVSSFNNAGFALYSDNLMSFVEDPFICLPLCVAIILGGLGFPVIMQLKKEFRSPLHWSMNTKIVLWGTGVLLIGGWLYITALEWNNPDTFGPLSPWGKILAGFFHSVQTRTAGFNSVDIGMMHDETWLGMDVLMFIGAGPAGTGGGIKVTTFAVLFFIMVTELRGEAAVNIFGKRLSRAVHRQAITVVLIAVGAVVSGAGMLMVISGEPMDQSLFETISAFATVGLSTGITNEISTFGQIVLVVLMFLGRLGPLTLGSAIALRDRHILYELPKERPAIG; encoded by the coding sequence GTGAGCTTTCGCTCGAACCCGTCACGGCAACGCCGCACGGCACGACACCAACGTTTCCGTCTACACCCGGCACAAGCCGTGGTAGTCGGCTTTGCGCTGACGATCGCGGCGGGCACCGCCCTCTTGGTGTTACCGATAGCAAAAGCTGGACCAGGCGGCGCGAACTTCGTCGAAGCGCTCTTCACTGCGACAAGCGCCGTGTGTGTCACGGGCCTCACTGTCGTCGATACCGCAGTTTTCTGGTCGCCGTTCGGTCAGGTCGTCATCATGCTTCTGATCCAGCTGGGCGGGCTGGGGATCATGATCTTTGCATCGCTCATCGGGCTTGTCATCGCCCGGAAGCTCAGCGTGCGATCGCGACTCAACACCGCGACAGAGGCCAAACAAATCGGCTTCGATGACGTACGTGGGCTTGTGCGAGGCATCGTCAAGATTTCGCTCCTGATCGAAGCAGCTGTGTTCCTGATGCTCTTGCTTCGCTTCACGCTCGGCTATGGGTATTCGATCGGCAAAGGCGTGTGGTTCAGTCTTTTTCACGCGGTTTCGTCGTTCAACAACGCTGGGTTCGCGCTGTACAGCGATAACTTGATGAGCTTTGTTGAAGACCCCTTTATCTGCCTTCCTCTGTGCGTTGCGATCATCCTGGGTGGTTTGGGCTTTCCGGTCATCATGCAGTTGAAGAAAGAGTTCCGCAGCCCGCTCCACTGGTCGATGAACACGAAGATCGTGCTCTGGGGAACGGGCGTACTGCTCATAGGTGGCTGGCTCTACATCACCGCGTTGGAATGGAACAACCCGGACACCTTCGGCCCACTTTCACCGTGGGGCAAGATCCTTGCGGGGTTCTTCCACTCCGTTCAAACGCGAACGGCCGGCTTCAACTCCGTAGATATCGGAATGATGCACGACGAAACATGGCTGGGGATGGATGTGCTGATGTTTATCGGCGCCGGCCCGGCGGGCACCGGTGGTGGTATCAAGGTCACAACATTCGCGGTTCTCTTTTTCATCATGGTGACTGAGTTGCGTGGCGAGGCCGCTGTCAATATCTTCGGCAAGCGACTCTCGCGGGCTGTTCACCGCCAGGCGATAACTGTCGTGCTCATTGCCGTGGGAGCAGTCGTCTCGGGCGCGGGAATGCTGATGGTGATTTCGGGTGAACCCATGGATCAGTCACTCTTCGAAACGATCTCCGCTTTCGCGACGGTCGGACTTTCGACGGGCATCACCAACGAGATTTCAACGTTCGGGCAAATTGTTCTGGTCGTGCTGATGTTCCTTGGCCGCCTCGGACCGCTCACACTTGGAAGTGCCATCGCCCTGCGTGATCGGCACATTCTTTACGAACTACCGAAAGAAAGGCCGGCCATTGGGTAG
- a CDS encoding potassium channel family protein, translating into MGRFPIFSARDTSRRIAEADSVAVIGLGRFGSSLALELMASGTEVLGIDNHEELVQSLNGELTQVVRADATKPEVLAQLALEEFDRVVVAIGNDVSASILTCSVLLNMKSPVIWAKAVNDQHGLILEQLGVQHVIYPEKDMGRRVAHLVRGAALDYIEVAKGYALVKAPVPGMFQNVALGATDLRKTHRVTVAAFQHGDQPWTNADNQTVLVEGDTILIVGATADAEAFAQLR; encoded by the coding sequence TTGGGTAGGTTCCCGATTTTCAGCGCGAGAGACACCTCGCGCCGTATTGCCGAAGCAGACTCAGTTGCCGTCATCGGACTTGGTCGCTTCGGCAGCTCACTAGCTCTCGAGCTCATGGCCAGCGGGACAGAGGTTCTCGGCATCGACAATCACGAAGAACTCGTGCAGTCACTCAACGGAGAACTTACGCAGGTCGTTCGCGCAGACGCCACGAAACCGGAAGTTCTCGCGCAGCTTGCACTCGAAGAATTCGACCGAGTCGTCGTCGCAATCGGCAACGATGTCTCGGCATCAATTCTGACGTGTTCGGTCCTGCTCAATATGAAAAGTCCAGTGATCTGGGCGAAAGCCGTTAACGATCAGCACGGCCTCATTCTCGAGCAACTCGGCGTTCAACATGTCATATACCCCGAAAAGGATATGGGGCGTCGTGTCGCGCACCTCGTGCGTGGGGCGGCCCTCGACTACATCGAAGTCGCTAAGGGCTACGCTCTCGTGAAAGCACCGGTGCCCGGCATGTTCCAGAATGTAGCGCTCGGAGCAACCGATCTGCGGAAGACTCATCGCGTCACAGTGGCAGCATTCCAGCACGGCGACCAGCCGTGGACCAACGCCGACAATCAAACGGTTCTGGTCGAGGGCGACACGATACTCATCGTGGGCGCCACTGCCGATGCAGAGGCATTTGCACAGCTGCGATGA
- a CDS encoding RNA polymerase sigma factor: MPHTRASDADLIARATAGSDAAFRELYRAYGEAVYRIAFAITRQASDAEDVVQETFVTAWRKLRGFELESTSALPWLATICRFHAANRVRRQKREREHITSSESEKASLSIDVEQQIISADLADRIAREVRGLSDIDRQIFVLCVSEGYAYVAAAEALGVTHGVVRNRLSRIRTKLRTVVKETN; the protein is encoded by the coding sequence ATGCCCCACACGCGAGCAAGCGACGCCGACCTGATTGCGCGCGCAACAGCCGGAAGTGACGCCGCGTTCAGGGAGCTTTACCGCGCATACGGCGAAGCCGTCTATCGGATCGCTTTTGCAATCACGCGTCAAGCATCCGATGCCGAAGACGTCGTGCAAGAAACGTTCGTTACCGCGTGGCGAAAGCTGCGCGGGTTCGAGCTCGAAAGCACGAGCGCGCTCCCCTGGCTCGCAACGATCTGTCGCTTTCACGCGGCGAATCGGGTACGTCGCCAGAAACGTGAGCGTGAGCACATCACGTCGAGTGAGAGCGAGAAGGCATCATTGTCGATCGACGTGGAGCAGCAGATCATCTCCGCTGATTTAGCGGATCGAATTGCTCGCGAAGTACGGGGGCTCTCCGATATTGATCGTCAGATCTTTGTGCTGTGTGTAAGTGAGGGCTACGCCTACGTCGCCGCGGCCGAAGCGCTCGGTGTCACGCACGGTGTCGTCAGAAATCGTCTCTCCCGTATCCGCACTAAATTGCGCACCGTCGTGAAGGAGACAAACTAA
- a CDS encoding NAD(P)-binding domain-containing protein, which produces MTIREVDVVVIGAGQAGLSAAYHLRRRGFVPHDAELVDAGRTFIVLDANEHPGGAWQHRWASLRMATVNGIHELPGFAVPPADPKAASRDVLPTYFAAYENRFDLHVQRPVNVTAVRRDDDDPNGRLRVETSRGAWDARYVINATGTWTKPFWPHHPGAGAFAGRQLHVADYVSAAEFAGKRVIIVGAGVSAIQLLDEISHVAETTWMTRREPQWIDADFDIPTRVAAIAGIDERVREGLAPGSVISITGMHWTPWARAAAARGVLVRHPMFSALERDGARMPDGTFVPADVILWATGFRAALTHLAPLHVRLPGGGIRADKARSLDEPRLFLVGYGPSASTVGANRAGRAAVRAIVSEMDAEADDRAVATIQVSPVRP; this is translated from the coding sequence ATGACGATTCGTGAGGTGGACGTCGTCGTTATCGGCGCGGGACAGGCTGGCCTTTCGGCGGCCTACCACCTGCGACGTCGGGGCTTTGTGCCCCATGACGCCGAGCTGGTTGATGCCGGTCGAACGTTCATCGTCCTGGATGCGAATGAACATCCCGGGGGTGCGTGGCAGCACCGCTGGGCGTCGCTTCGGATGGCGACCGTAAACGGCATCCACGAGTTGCCGGGATTCGCGGTTCCACCCGCCGATCCGAAAGCGGCAAGTCGTGATGTGTTGCCGACGTACTTCGCTGCGTACGAAAACCGCTTCGACCTTCACGTCCAACGCCCGGTGAATGTCACAGCAGTCCGCCGTGACGATGACGATCCGAACGGCAGACTGCGCGTTGAAACATCGCGGGGTGCGTGGGACGCGCGATACGTCATCAACGCGACCGGCACGTGGACGAAGCCGTTCTGGCCACACCATCCAGGCGCAGGAGCTTTTGCAGGCCGACAACTACACGTGGCGGACTATGTTTCCGCTGCCGAGTTCGCCGGAAAGCGAGTGATCATCGTCGGCGCTGGCGTATCAGCTATCCAGCTTCTCGATGAGATCTCGCATGTGGCCGAGACGACCTGGATGACTCGACGCGAGCCGCAGTGGATCGACGCTGATTTCGATATCCCCACGAGAGTTGCCGCGATCGCGGGGATCGACGAACGGGTGCGGGAGGGACTCGCGCCCGGAAGCGTCATCTCGATCACGGGAATGCACTGGACACCGTGGGCACGCGCGGCAGCGGCCCGTGGAGTGCTGGTGCGGCACCCGATGTTCAGCGCCCTCGAAAGGGACGGGGCGCGAATGCCTGATGGGACATTCGTACCCGCCGACGTAATCCTGTGGGCCACTGGTTTCCGTGCAGCGCTCACGCACCTGGCTCCCCTTCACGTGCGTTTGCCGGGCGGGGGAATCCGCGCAGATAAAGCAAGATCGCTCGACGAACCTCGTCTTTTCCTCGTGGGCTACGGTCCTTCGGCCTCGACGGTCGGCGCTAACCGTGCAGGCCGCGCCGCTGTGCGCGCGATTGTCAGCGAAATGGATGCCGAAGCTGATGATCGGGCGGTGGCCACGATCCAGGTCTCGCCCGTTCGGCCTTAG
- the murA gene encoding UDP-N-acetylglucosamine 1-carboxyvinyltransferase yields the protein MTLLSDISTPDNPKGPTGETLAIRGGQPLSGEVWVKGAKNLVTKAMVAALLGESPSVLRDVPSISDVAVVRSLLEVHGVRVVDGEEDGTLHLDPSDVESAHMEEIDAHAGASRIPILFCGPLLHRLGQAFIPDLGGCRIGDRPIDFHLDALRKFGAVVEKLPTGIRLSAPNGLHGANIHLPYPSVGATEQVLLTAVRSKGVTELRNAAIEPEIMDLIAVLQKMGAIISYEPNRVILIEGVDKLHGYDHRAIFDRNEAASWACAALATDGEIFVRGAKQQEMLTFLNVMRKVGADFDIQEEGILFRRGESLRPVTVETDVHPGFMTDWQQPLIVALTQAAGESIVHETVYENRFGFTNALVKMGANIVVHPHGLQEGPRRVPRRSLEQAAVINGPTHLRGAEITVPDLRGGYSHVIAALTAEGESVVKNVGIISRGYEKFFDKLSALGADFDVIG from the coding sequence ATGACACTCCTCAGCGATATCTCAACGCCGGATAACCCCAAGGGCCCCACCGGTGAAACGCTCGCTATCCGCGGCGGCCAGCCGCTTTCCGGAGAGGTGTGGGTCAAGGGCGCGAAGAATCTCGTGACGAAGGCCATGGTTGCAGCCCTCCTCGGCGAGAGCCCGAGTGTGCTGCGCGACGTTCCTTCCATCAGTGATGTTGCTGTCGTGAGATCGCTTCTCGAGGTGCACGGTGTGCGCGTCGTTGACGGCGAGGAAGACGGAACGCTTCACCTCGACCCGAGTGATGTCGAGTCTGCGCATATGGAGGAGATCGACGCTCACGCAGGTGCCTCTCGCATCCCGATTCTTTTCTGCGGTCCGCTGCTGCACCGGCTTGGTCAGGCCTTCATCCCCGACCTCGGTGGATGCCGCATCGGGGACCGACCGATCGACTTCCACCTCGATGCACTGCGCAAGTTCGGCGCAGTTGTAGAGAAGCTGCCGACAGGTATCCGTCTTTCTGCTCCGAACGGTCTGCACGGTGCGAACATTCACCTGCCGTACCCGAGCGTTGGCGCCACCGAACAGGTGCTGCTCACAGCCGTGCGGTCCAAGGGTGTGACAGAGCTGCGGAACGCCGCGATCGAGCCCGAGATCATGGATCTCATCGCCGTGCTGCAGAAGATGGGCGCGATCATTTCATATGAGCCCAACCGTGTGATTCTGATCGAGGGCGTCGATAAGCTCCACGGTTACGACCACCGTGCGATCTTCGACCGCAACGAAGCTGCGAGCTGGGCTTGCGCTGCTCTCGCAACCGACGGCGAGATCTTCGTCAGGGGGGCAAAGCAGCAGGAGATGCTGACTTTCCTCAACGTGATGCGCAAGGTCGGTGCGGACTTCGACATCCAAGAAGAAGGTATTCTCTTCCGTCGGGGCGAGTCGCTTCGTCCGGTCACGGTCGAAACCGACGTGCACCCAGGATTTATGACCGACTGGCAGCAGCCCCTCATTGTTGCTCTCACCCAGGCGGCAGGCGAGTCGATCGTGCATGAGACCGTCTATGAGAACCGCTTTGGCTTCACCAACGCTCTCGTGAAGATGGGCGCGAACATCGTCGTACACCCTCACGGACTGCAAGAGGGTCCGCGCCGAGTGCCGCGCCGAAGCCTTGAGCAGGCTGCGGTGATCAACGGCCCGACTCATCTTCGTGGCGCGGAGATCACTGTTCCTGACCTCCGTGGCGGATACAGCCACGTCATCGCGGCTCTGACGGCTGAAGGCGAATCGGTCGTAAAGAACGTTGGGATCATTAGCCGCGGTTACGAGAAATTCTTCGACAAACTCTCCGCTCTTGGCGCAGACTTTGACGTGATCGGCTAA
- the leuC gene encoding 3-isopropylmalate dehydratase large subunit produces MSTPIPDETVIPERPRTLAEKVWDDHLVVKGENGEPDIIYIDLHLVHEVTSPQAFDGLRAEGRPLRRVDLTIATEDHNTPTLAIDKPIADLTSRTQIETLRRNAEEFGVRLHSLGDKEQGIVHVVGPQLGLTMPGVTVVCGDSHTSTHGAFGAMAFGIGTSEVEHVMATQTLPLTPFKTMAITVEGDLKAGVTAKDIILAVIAKIGTNGGQGYVLEFRGSAVRALSMEGRMTMCNMSIEAGARAGMVAPDETTFEYVKGRDHAPQGQDWEDAVSYWRTLPSDEGAVYDAEVFLDANELEPFVTWGTNPGQGVSLSDVVPSPDDFSDPNDRVAAERALEYMALTPGVPLKEVPVDAVFMGSCTNSRIEDLRAFASIIAGRKKADGVRVMVVPGSARVRLEAEAEGLDKLFIEFGAEWRFAGCSMCLGMNPDQLAPGERCASTSNRNFEGRQGKGGRTHLVSPLVAAATAVRGTLSSPSDLEELDAATAAQTTAEVR; encoded by the coding sequence ATGAGCACACCTATCCCTGACGAAACCGTCATTCCGGAACGCCCCCGTACCCTCGCTGAAAAAGTGTGGGACGACCACTTGGTGGTCAAAGGTGAAAACGGCGAGCCGGACATCATCTACATCGATCTGCACCTCGTGCATGAGGTTACGAGCCCGCAGGCGTTCGATGGCCTTCGCGCGGAAGGTCGGCCACTTCGGCGCGTCGACCTGACGATCGCGACGGAAGATCACAACACTCCGACGCTCGCGATCGACAAACCGATCGCCGACCTCACTTCGCGCACGCAAATCGAGACGCTCCGCCGTAACGCGGAGGAGTTCGGTGTACGTCTGCATTCGCTGGGCGATAAAGAGCAGGGAATCGTGCACGTTGTCGGGCCGCAGCTCGGACTCACCATGCCCGGTGTCACCGTGGTCTGCGGAGACAGCCATACCAGCACTCATGGCGCGTTCGGAGCTATGGCGTTCGGTATCGGCACGAGCGAAGTCGAACATGTCATGGCGACTCAGACGCTTCCGCTCACACCGTTCAAGACAATGGCGATCACCGTTGAGGGCGATCTGAAGGCTGGTGTGACGGCGAAAGACATCATTCTCGCTGTCATCGCAAAAATCGGCACAAACGGCGGCCAGGGCTACGTGCTCGAATTCCGCGGTAGCGCCGTTCGTGCGCTCTCGATGGAGGGCCGTATGACGATGTGCAACATGTCGATCGAGGCCGGTGCGCGCGCCGGAATGGTCGCTCCCGACGAGACGACATTTGAATACGTGAAGGGTCGCGACCACGCTCCGCAAGGACAAGACTGGGAGGATGCCGTCAGCTACTGGCGAACTCTTCCATCCGATGAGGGCGCCGTATATGACGCCGAAGTCTTCCTTGATGCCAACGAGCTCGAACCGTTCGTCACCTGGGGAACAAACCCCGGTCAGGGTGTGTCGCTCAGCGATGTCGTGCCCTCACCTGACGACTTTAGCGACCCCAACGATCGCGTTGCCGCAGAGCGTGCCCTGGAGTACATGGCGCTCACGCCTGGCGTTCCGCTGAAAGAGGTGCCCGTTGACGCGGTCTTCATGGGCTCATGCACAAACAGTCGCATCGAAGACCTTCGCGCTTTCGCTTCGATTATTGCGGGGCGCAAGAAGGCTGATGGCGTTCGCGTCATGGTCGTGCCTGGCTCTGCCCGTGTCCGCCTAGAGGCAGAGGCTGAAGGCCTCGATAAGCTCTTCATCGAATTCGGCGCAGAGTGGCGTTTCGCCGGATGCTCGATGTGCCTCGGTATGAATCCGGACCAGCTGGCTCCGGGGGAGCGATGCGCCTCGACGAGTAACCGCAACTTCGAAGGCAGACAGGGTAAAGGTGGGCGTACTCACCTTGTGTCACCGCTCGTAGCTGCAGCTACAGCGGTGCGAGGCACACTTTCGAGCCCGAGCGATCTTGAAGAACTTGACGCCGCCACAGCGGCGCAGACAACGGCGGAGGTGCGCTGA
- a CDS encoding TerC family protein, which produces MDLQLPLWFEISSLVGLTLILLADLLIILRRPHIPSTRESSLWVAFYVLLALVFAGLMWLFAGGEYAGQFVAGWLTEYSLSIDNLFVFVLIMTQFAVPRRYQQEVLMVGIIIALILRGAFILVGATVIENFSPIFYLFGAFLVWTAIRQAFPGGDQDSDTNNESLIVRTLRRTIDISDHYDGAKVRTVVDGKKMFTPMIIVFAAIGVTDLLFAFDSIPAIFGITQSAFIVFTANIFALMGLRQLYFLLGDLLDRLRYLHYGIAFILAFIGVKLVLHAMHVNELPFINGGEPIAWAPEISTWMSLAVIVLSMAVATGASLIASARDKRASTATDAAAAVAEEKGMPPAVE; this is translated from the coding sequence ATGGACCTGCAACTCCCGCTGTGGTTTGAAATCAGCTCTCTCGTTGGACTCACGCTGATTCTGCTCGCCGATCTGCTGATCATCCTGCGACGACCGCACATTCCGTCGACACGTGAGTCGTCACTCTGGGTTGCGTTTTATGTACTGTTGGCGCTCGTGTTCGCGGGCCTCATGTGGCTCTTTGCCGGAGGCGAATACGCCGGTCAATTCGTGGCCGGCTGGCTGACCGAATACAGCCTGTCGATCGATAATCTGTTCGTGTTCGTGCTGATCATGACTCAGTTCGCCGTGCCTCGGCGCTATCAGCAGGAAGTGTTGATGGTTGGGATCATCATCGCCCTCATTCTTCGCGGAGCATTCATCCTTGTCGGTGCGACGGTTATCGAGAACTTCAGCCCGATCTTCTACCTCTTCGGCGCTTTTTTGGTCTGGACTGCGATCCGACAAGCATTTCCAGGGGGAGATCAAGACTCGGACACGAACAACGAGAGCCTCATCGTCAGAACCCTTCGTCGCACGATAGACATCAGCGACCACTATGACGGTGCGAAAGTGCGAACCGTCGTCGACGGCAAGAAGATGTTCACGCCGATGATCATCGTGTTCGCAGCTATCGGTGTGACGGACCTGCTATTCGCGTTCGATTCGATCCCCGCGATATTCGGCATTACTCAGAGCGCGTTCATCGTGTTTACCGCCAACATCTTCGCGCTCATGGGGTTGCGTCAGCTCTACTTCTTGCTCGGCGATCTTCTCGATCGACTCCGCTACCTGCACTACGGCATCGCCTTCATCCTGGCTTTCATCGGCGTCAAACTCGTACTCCACGCGATGCACGTAAACGAGCTTCCGTTCATCAACGGCGGAGAACCGATCGCATGGGCTCCAGAGATATCCACGTGGATGTCTCTTGCCGTGATCGTTCTATCGATGGCGGTGGCAACGGGCGCAAGCCTCATCGCATCAGCCCGTGACAAACGAGCTTCGACGGCGACCGATGCCGCCGCAGCCGTTGCTGAAGAAAAGGGAATGCCGCCCGCGGTCGAGTAG
- the leuD gene encoding 3-isopropylmalate dehydratase small subunit, which produces MDKFSTHTGIAAPMRRSSVDTDQIIPAVYLKRVTKTGFDDALFANWRQDPDFLLNQEAYKNASVLIAGPDFGTGSSREHAVWALRDYGFRVVLSPKFADIFRGNAGKQGLLTGIITEADLEALWASIESDPSTPMTVDLETRIAEHGNLRVAFEIDDYTRWRLLEGLDDIGLTLRNEDKIAAYEARRESWRPRTLPVPPLPIQ; this is translated from the coding sequence ATGGACAAGTTTTCTACTCACACCGGAATCGCAGCGCCGATGCGACGCTCATCGGTCGACACCGATCAGATCATCCCTGCGGTGTATTTGAAGCGAGTGACGAAGACCGGGTTCGACGACGCTCTCTTTGCGAACTGGCGTCAGGACCCCGATTTTCTCCTCAACCAAGAGGCGTACAAAAACGCTTCGGTTCTGATCGCTGGACCAGACTTCGGCACCGGCTCAAGCCGCGAGCATGCGGTATGGGCGCTACGGGATTACGGATTTCGGGTTGTACTCAGCCCGAAGTTCGCCGACATCTTCCGCGGAAACGCGGGCAAGCAAGGGCTCCTCACCGGGATTATCACCGAGGCAGACCTCGAAGCACTGTGGGCGTCCATCGAGTCGGACCCCTCAACACCGATGACCGTTGACCTCGAAACGCGGATTGCTGAACATGGCAACCTCCGCGTCGCTTTCGAGATCGATGATTACACTAGGTGGCGGCTCCTTGAGGGGCTCGACGACATCGGGCTTACCCTTCGGAACGAAGACAAGATCGCCGCCTACGAAGCGCGACGCGAATCCTGGAGGCCCCGCACCTTACCGGTGCCGCCGCTTCCCATACAGTGA
- a CDS encoding DUF4349 domain-containing protein has translation MNESTPARHEDLPPFPTDRMDLVEQKMLEAIRSDRTKTRTRRRRVWTSVSAAAAVVVVAAVISPAVVGDLRGTNTGSVTVTNESLSDSSAAMDVPMTTSGEAGLNTVEGATAEGGDRSETGADIIASGALTLTVDDLDGAAASVTSVISDAGGYIENESRTSGGDMSGLMYDTSMPAPGTTDGVWMNVRVPADDLTAVMSDLRALGTVTSSSLSQDDVTDQTVDLRARIDAAEASVTRLTELMAQADSTSDLLAAETALSERQATLESYQQQLDWLESQVSMSSISINLSAAEADATPEPVGFVDGLGAGWSGLIVTLNAILISLGFLLPWIAVISVASLVIWLIVRLVKRARTRIAQAPVVFQETATTGASTSEKVDDAPEK, from the coding sequence ATGAACGAGTCCACGCCCGCGCGGCACGAAGACCTTCCCCCTTTCCCGACCGACCGCATGGATCTCGTCGAGCAAAAAATGCTTGAGGCGATCCGTTCTGACCGAACAAAAACGCGAACGCGCCGTCGGCGCGTGTGGACATCGGTCAGCGCCGCGGCCGCTGTTGTCGTTGTTGCCGCGGTCATCTCCCCGGCGGTTGTCGGAGACCTTCGTGGAACGAACACCGGCTCGGTGACAGTCACCAACGAATCTCTGAGCGATAGCAGTGCTGCGATGGACGTTCCGATGACGACGAGCGGCGAAGCTGGCCTCAACACTGTCGAAGGAGCGACAGCTGAGGGGGGTGACCGCAGCGAAACGGGCGCAGACATCATCGCCTCCGGCGCTCTCACTCTCACGGTCGATGATCTCGATGGTGCGGCCGCGAGCGTCACTTCGGTGATCTCGGATGCCGGAGGTTACATCGAGAACGAGTCGCGAACCAGCGGTGGCGACATGTCGGGTCTGATGTACGACACCAGCATGCCGGCGCCTGGAACAACCGATGGCGTGTGGATGAATGTCCGGGTGCCCGCCGACGACCTCACCGCGGTGATGTCTGACCTCCGCGCACTGGGAACCGTCACGTCCTCTTCGCTGTCTCAGGACGACGTAACAGACCAAACCGTCGACCTGCGAGCACGTATCGACGCGGCTGAGGCTTCGGTTACGCGGTTGACGGAGCTCATGGCGCAGGCTGATTCCACATCCGATCTTTTGGCTGCTGAGACAGCTTTGTCAGAGCGCCAAGCCACGCTCGAGTCGTATCAACAGCAATTGGACTGGTTGGAAAGCCAGGTCTCGATGTCGAGTATTTCGATAAACCTTTCTGCTGCTGAAGCGGATGCCACGCCGGAGCCGGTCGGATTTGTCGATGGCCTCGGCGCGGGATGGAGCGGCTTGATCGTCACGCTCAACGCAATCCTGATTTCGCTGGGCTTCCTGTTGCCGTGGATCGCAGTTATCAGCGTCGCCTCGCTTGTCATTTGGCTGATCGTGCGGCTTGTAAAGCGAGCTCGCACACGCATCGCACAAGCGCCTGTCGTGTTTCAGGAAACGGCGACGACCGGCGCTTCGACGTCAGAGAAAGTTGACGACGCACCGGAGAAATGA
- a CDS encoding lysophospholipid acyltransferase family protein translates to MSAAAPRRRASTEKSRPSVFWPLAAIVVPIVGIFTKIEITGAEHLPTEGAYVLAPNHYSEVDPVIVAVAVWRIGRAPRFMAKESLFKVPVLGWALRATGMIPVARTSNASSAKHTIQTAHHLVDEGSGVIVYPEGSLTRDPDAWPMRGKTGAVRVAVAGGIPLIPMAHWGVQEIMPRYGKVSLWPLRKRIEVVLGPAVPMPERGEKPTPPSVLVAATDAVMEKIAEMLGEIRGEQAPAERWNPSEHGQRETGRLDS, encoded by the coding sequence GTGAGCGCTGCAGCCCCGCGACGACGTGCGTCGACGGAGAAGTCTAGGCCCAGCGTTTTTTGGCCCCTGGCGGCGATTGTGGTCCCTATCGTCGGAATCTTCACGAAGATCGAGATAACGGGGGCGGAGCACCTTCCCACCGAAGGTGCGTATGTTCTCGCTCCGAACCACTACTCCGAAGTGGATCCCGTGATCGTCGCGGTCGCCGTCTGGCGAATCGGCCGCGCACCACGATTCATGGCGAAAGAGAGCCTTTTCAAAGTTCCCGTTCTCGGATGGGCGCTGCGTGCCACCGGAATGATCCCTGTTGCGCGAACGTCGAATGCGTCGTCTGCCAAGCACACGATCCAAACTGCTCATCACCTGGTGGACGAGGGTAGCGGTGTCATCGTGTATCCCGAAGGCTCACTCACACGCGATCCTGACGCGTGGCCCATGCGTGGCAAAACCGGTGCAGTCCGCGTCGCTGTTGCTGGCGGCATCCCTTTGATTCCGATGGCGCACTGGGGTGTGCAAGAGATCATGCCGCGCTACGGAAAAGTGAGCCTGTGGCCACTGCGGAAGCGCATTGAAGTCGTACTCGGCCCGGCAGTTCCGATGCCTGAGCGCGGCGAGAAGCCGACGCCCCCGTCTGTCCTCGTTGCAGCAACGGATGCCGTCATGGAAAAGATCGCGGAGATGCTCGGCGAGATTCGTGGCGAGCAAGCGCCAGCAGAACGGTGGAATCCGTCTGAGCACGGGCAGCGGGAAACGGGTCGACTTGACTCGTAA